In one Populus nigra chromosome 12, ddPopNigr1.1, whole genome shotgun sequence genomic region, the following are encoded:
- the LOC133669600 gene encoding dehydrin DHN1-like has protein sequence MAGIMHKIEETLNIGGKKDERKGETQGGYNQQHHRGGAQGQHKEGFVDQMKGKIPGVGGGGVGGMTQGGYNQQEHRGGAQGQHKEGFIGQMKDKIPGVGGGGVGGGGMTQGGYNQQEHRGGAQGQRKEGFVDKIKGKIPGVGGGGASGVGGMTQGGYNQQEHRGGAQVKRKEGFVDKIKSKIPGVGGASGVRGVGGEK, from the coding sequence ATGGCAGGAATCATGCACAAGATTGAGGAGACTCTGAACATTGGAGGCAAGAAAGATGAGCGCAAGGGTGAGACACAAGGTGGGTACAACCAACAGCATCACAGGGGCGGCGCACAAGGTCAGCACAAGGAAGGGTTTGTTGACCAGATGAAGGGCAAGATCCCGGGGGTTGGCGGTGGCGGTGTCGGTGGCATGACGCAGGGTGGGTACAACCAACAAGAGCACAGGGGCGGCGCACAAGGTCAGCACAAGGAAGGGTTTATTGGCCAGATGAAGGACAAGATCCCGGGGGTGGGCGGTGGCGGTGTCGGTGGCGGTGGCATGACGCAGGGTGGGTACAACCAACAAGAGCACAGGGGCGGCGCGCAAGGTCAGCGCAAGGAAGGGTTTGTTGACAAGATCAAGGGCAAGATCCCGGGGGTGGGCGGTGGCGGTGCTAGTGGTGTCGGTGGCATGACGCAAGGTGGGTACAATCAACAAGAGCACAGGGGCGGCGCGCAAGTTAAGCGCAAGGAAGGGTTTGTTGACAAGATCAAGAGCAAGATCCCGGGTGTTGGCGGTGCTAGTGGTGTACGTGGTGTAGGAGGAGAGAAATAG
- the LOC133669950 gene encoding dehydrin DHN4-like isoform X1: protein MAGIMHKIEETLNIGGKKDERKGETQGGYNQQDHRGQQDHRGDAQGPRKEGFVDQMKDKIPGGGGGVHKGETQGGYNQQEHRGGAGGYNQQEHRGGAQGERKEGFVGQMKDKIPGGGGGGGMTQGGYNQQEHRGGGGVGITQGGYNQQEHIGGAQGERKEGFVGQMKDKIPGGGGGMTQGGYNQQEHRGGGGGGGMTQGGYNQQEHIGGAQGERKEGFVGQMKDKIPGGGGGMTQGGYNQQEHRGGGGVGVGGITQGGYNQQEHMGNAQGERKEGFVDKIKGKISGGGRPSGVRGVGEEK from the exons ATGGCAGGAATCATGCACAAGATTGAGGAGACTCTGAACATTGGAGGCAAGAAAGATGAGCGCAAGGGTGAGACACAAGGGGGGTACAACCAACAGGATCACAGGGGCCAACAGGATCACAGGGGCGACGCACAAGGTCCGCGCAAGGAAGGGTTTGTTGACCAGATGAAGGATAAGATCCCGGGGGGAGGCGGAGGCGTGCACAAGGGTGAGACACAAGGTGGGTACAACCAACAAGAGCACAGGGGCGGTGCAG GTGGGTACAACCAACAAGAGCACAGGGGCGGCGCACAAGGTGAGCGCAAGGAAGGGTTTGTTGGCCAGATGAAGGACAAGATCCCcggcggtggcggtggcggtggcaTGACGCAAGGTGGGTACAATCAACAAGAGCACAGGGGCGGTGGGGGTGTTGGCATAACGCAAGGTGGGTACAATCAACAAGAGCACATTGGCGGCGCACAAGGTGAGCGCAAGGAAGGGTTTGTTGGCCAGATGAAGGACAAGATCCCTGGCGGTGGCGGTGGCATGACGCAAGGTGGGTACAATCAACAAGAGCACAGGGGCGGTGGGGGTGGTGGTGGCATGACGCAAGGTGGGTACAATCAACAGGAGCACATTGGCGGCGCACAAGGTGAGCGCAAGGAAGGGTTTGTTGGCCAGATGAAGGACAAGATCCCTGGCGGTGGCGGTGGCATGACGCAAGGTGGGTACAATCAACAAGAGCACAGGGGCGGTGGGGGTGTCGGTGTTGGTGGCATAACGCAAGGTGGGTACAATCAACAAGAGCACATGGGCAATGCACAAGGTGAGCGCAAGGAAGGGTTTGTTGACAAGATCAAGGGCAAGATCTCGGGGGGTGGCCGTCCTAGTGGTGTACGTGGTGTAGGAGAagagaaatag
- the LOC133669950 gene encoding dehydrin DHN4-like isoform X4 has protein sequence MAGIMHKIEETLNIGGKKDERKGETQGGYNQQEHRGGAQGERKEGFVGQMKDKIPGGGGGGGMTQGGYNQQEHRGGGGVGITQGGYNQQEHIGGAQGERKEGFVGQMKDKIPGGGGGMTQGGYNQQEHRGGGGGGGMTQGGYNQQEHIGGAQGERKEGFVGQMKDKIPGGGGGMTQGGYNQQEHRGGGGVGVGGITQGGYNQQEHMGNAQGERKEGFVDKIKGKISGGGRPSGVRGVGEEK, from the exons ATGGCAGGAATCATGCACAAGATTGAGGAGACTCTGAACATTGGAGGCAAGAAAGATGAGCGCAAGGGTGAGACACAAG GTGGGTACAACCAACAAGAGCACAGGGGCGGCGCACAAGGTGAGCGCAAGGAAGGGTTTGTTGGCCAGATGAAGGACAAGATCCCcggcggtggcggtggcggtggcaTGACGCAAGGTGGGTACAATCAACAAGAGCACAGGGGCGGTGGGGGTGTTGGCATAACGCAAGGTGGGTACAATCAACAAGAGCACATTGGCGGCGCACAAGGTGAGCGCAAGGAAGGGTTTGTTGGCCAGATGAAGGACAAGATCCCTGGCGGTGGCGGTGGCATGACGCAAGGTGGGTACAATCAACAAGAGCACAGGGGCGGTGGGGGTGGTGGTGGCATGACGCAAGGTGGGTACAATCAACAGGAGCACATTGGCGGCGCACAAGGTGAGCGCAAGGAAGGGTTTGTTGGCCAGATGAAGGACAAGATCCCTGGCGGTGGCGGTGGCATGACGCAAGGTGGGTACAATCAACAAGAGCACAGGGGCGGTGGGGGTGTCGGTGTTGGTGGCATAACGCAAGGTGGGTACAATCAACAAGAGCACATGGGCAATGCACAAGGTGAGCGCAAGGAAGGGTTTGTTGACAAGATCAAGGGCAAGATCTCGGGGGGTGGCCGTCCTAGTGGTGTACGTGGTGTAGGAGAagagaaatag
- the LOC133669950 gene encoding dehydrin Rab18-like isoform X2: protein MAGIMHKIEETLNIGGKKDERKGETQGVYNQQDHRGGNAQGQRKEGFADQMKDKIPGGGGGVHKGETQGGYNQQEHRGGAQGERKEGFVGQMKDKIPGGGGGGGMTQGGYNQQEHRGGGGVGITQGGYNQQEHIGGAQGERKEGFVGQMKDKIPGGGGGMTQGGYNQQEHRGGGGGGGMTQGGYNQQEHIGGAQGERKEGFVGQMKDKIPGGGGGMTQGGYNQQEHRGGGGVGVGGITQGGYNQQEHMGNAQGERKEGFVDKIKGKISGGGRPSGVRGVGEEK from the exons ATGGCAGGAATCATGCACAAGATTGAGGAGACTCTGAACATTGGAGGCAAGAAAGATGAGCGCAAGGGTGAGACACAAGGTGTGTACAACCAACAGGATCATAGGGGCGGCAACGCACAAGGTCAGCGCAAGGAAGGGTTTGCTGACCAGATGAAGGACAAAATCCCGGGGGGAGGCGGTGGCGTGCACAAGGGGGAGACACAAG GTGGGTACAACCAACAAGAGCACAGGGGCGGCGCACAAGGTGAGCGCAAGGAAGGGTTTGTTGGCCAGATGAAGGACAAGATCCCcggcggtggcggtggcggtggcaTGACGCAAGGTGGGTACAATCAACAAGAGCACAGGGGCGGTGGGGGTGTTGGCATAACGCAAGGTGGGTACAATCAACAAGAGCACATTGGCGGCGCACAAGGTGAGCGCAAGGAAGGGTTTGTTGGCCAGATGAAGGACAAGATCCCTGGCGGTGGCGGTGGCATGACGCAAGGTGGGTACAATCAACAAGAGCACAGGGGCGGTGGGGGTGGTGGTGGCATGACGCAAGGTGGGTACAATCAACAGGAGCACATTGGCGGCGCACAAGGTGAGCGCAAGGAAGGGTTTGTTGGCCAGATGAAGGACAAGATCCCTGGCGGTGGCGGTGGCATGACGCAAGGTGGGTACAATCAACAAGAGCACAGGGGCGGTGGGGGTGTCGGTGTTGGTGGCATAACGCAAGGTGGGTACAATCAACAAGAGCACATGGGCAATGCACAAGGTGAGCGCAAGGAAGGGTTTGTTGACAAGATCAAGGGCAAGATCTCGGGGGGTGGCCGTCCTAGTGGTGTACGTGGTGTAGGAGAagagaaatag
- the LOC133669950 gene encoding glycine-rich cell wall structural protein 2-like isoform X3, giving the protein MAGIMHKIEETLNIGGKKDERKGETQGGYNQQDHRGQQDHRGDAQGPRKEGFVDQMKDKIPGGGGGVHKGETQGGYNQQEHRGGAGGYNQQEHRGGAQGERKEGFVGQMKDKIPGGGGGGGMTQGGYNQQEHIGGAQGERKEGFVGQMKDKIPGGGGGMTQGGYNQQEHRGGGGGGGMTQGGYNQQEHIGGAQGERKEGFVGQMKDKIPGGGGGMTQGGYNQQEHRGGGGVGVGGITQGGYNQQEHMGNAQGERKEGFVDKIKGKISGGGRPSGVRGVGEEK; this is encoded by the exons ATGGCAGGAATCATGCACAAGATTGAGGAGACTCTGAACATTGGAGGCAAGAAAGATGAGCGCAAGGGTGAGACACAAGGGGGGTACAACCAACAGGATCACAGGGGCCAACAGGATCACAGGGGCGACGCACAAGGTCCGCGCAAGGAAGGGTTTGTTGACCAGATGAAGGATAAGATCCCGGGGGGAGGCGGAGGCGTGCACAAGGGTGAGACACAAGGTGGGTACAACCAACAAGAGCACAGGGGCGGTGCAG GTGGGTACAACCAACAAGAGCACAGGGGCGGCGCACAAGGTGAGCGCAAGGAAGGGTTTGTTGGCCAGATGAAGGACAAGATCCCcggcggtggcggtggcggtggcaTGACGCAAG GTGGGTACAATCAACAAGAGCACATTGGCGGCGCACAAGGTGAGCGCAAGGAAGGGTTTGTTGGCCAGATGAAGGACAAGATCCCTGGCGGTGGCGGTGGCATGACGCAAGGTGGGTACAATCAACAAGAGCACAGGGGCGGTGGGGGTGGTGGTGGCATGACGCAAGGTGGGTACAATCAACAGGAGCACATTGGCGGCGCACAAGGTGAGCGCAAGGAAGGGTTTGTTGGCCAGATGAAGGACAAGATCCCTGGCGGTGGCGGTGGCATGACGCAAGGTGGGTACAATCAACAAGAGCACAGGGGCGGTGGGGGTGTCGGTGTTGGTGGCATAACGCAAGGTGGGTACAATCAACAAGAGCACATGGGCAATGCACAAGGTGAGCGCAAGGAAGGGTTTGTTGACAAGATCAAGGGCAAGATCTCGGGGGGTGGCCGTCCTAGTGGTGTACGTGGTGTAGGAGAagagaaatag